In the genome of Thunnus thynnus chromosome 6, fThuThy2.1, whole genome shotgun sequence, the window ctatagctaatttgcCCTcccatgacaactgtacagggggtgaaCTCACCCTTTTAGAATTTATTGagccataaagttatgcataacTAAGGACAtggccgctttgagtgacaggttaCTAGCCGCTAGGTGgtttgtttcagcaaccaggcttcatccAGCCCACCTGAGCTCCAcgtctttgcccattttggattagccgggagttaggcagagtcaggcactgccaagatggcgacagctgGAGCCGCCCGCTTTGAgtttcaaaaccgctcttcataAACCAGTGTGTGATATCACAGTGGCTACGTTCATATTTTTTTAGTCTATAGTGCACATACagtgagaatggactttacagtgaagtaagagacatcttgtgtccagcagttcaacttctaaaatgaaaaatattttatatttgcatattcatagattctggatttttgtATAAGGGAGAAGGGGGAGAcgtcattttaaagattttaaggtggtaattatactttttttttggtggaaaaaccatatcagacacacattatttttccaAGCAGAGTTTTTtgtatatgtcttaatacatgtctggaggagatctttaagtTTCATTCTCAGGGGACCAACAATAAAGCAATATAAAACATCATGCAAATCTATCTTTGGAGCTCTCCCACTAGAACTGCTAAAAACCAGTGCATTAGGACTAAGTACAACCCACTGtaaggttttaaaaaacaatttataagTGGGACAAACAGCAATATTCATGTAATACATTTGCTGTGACCACAGAgaggtcagtcagtcagtcctgAAAGTTAATAGGACAACATGTCTTGCTGAAAGACCCTTTACCAGAGTGGCAGTCTGAAACTGGTTCCTCCCGTTGAAGGCTATCCTACCACAATCACGTACACCCCTCTGTTTAGTAACACCATCACACTGTCTGTTAGTTTACTACTTCCCGTAGCTCAGTGACAACAATGTCCCGTGTTGAGGGGGGTGTGGAGTATGATTCTGAAACACAGTAGCATATGGAAGCGGCTATGTCATACGAATGCCCCATATCTGAGAGACAACACTTTAAAAGGAGCAGTTTCCAACAGCTCCTGTTATCAGAATCAGGTGTCAGGAATGCGACTCCAATTCCTGGCATACCTATGTGCATCAAGCTAAAGTATAAAAGACCAGAGGGTGCTGCTGTGGGCTCAGCATCCAAACAGCCACTGAGCAAAGAAGCTAAAAAGCATCCATCCATCTAATACAAACACCAGGAATTCACAGAGAAACATGCAACTGTCTTCCATTCCAGTCTGCGGCTTCCTCTTCATCTTAAACCTGCAATTATTCAGCACATACCCCATCAGCACCACCCTGACTGACACTGACATGGACATCTTAAAGGTAAGTCTCCAAATGAGTGATTCTGAAAGCTGGGATTTCGGAGCCCCATCATGGGTCCCAGTGGAGGCTTTAGGCAAGGTGCAGCAGCAAGacagaatgtttttatttacagtattgaAGTTGAATTTATCTGAGTAAAAGAATGTATTGTATGATGATATCTATTGCCTTCATACATTTCATCAACAGCAACTTCCTGTATAGATCCCTAGGACTATATGTGATCAAATGGCTCTGTGATCTGAAATGTGGTTCTTGatgtaaaatcagtgtttcGAAAGATTAAGTATGAGCATAATGAATACCTAATGAACAATTAATGCTGCAACATTATAGTCAACAACATGACATTAAACTGAAAGACATTTTGCCTGACAATGTTTATCTGGGACTTATCCTGACAAAGAATGTTTCAAAAGCTCAATTATTTAAGATTACATTTGTAAGATTTAGTCCAACTTATTTTGTCTTATCTTGTCTATGTGGATGTTGCAGGTGCTCCTTCACATACTAGAGGAGTCTGTTTCAGAGCCGACTGAGGTGGACCAGAGAGTCTCTCCAGAGAGGGAAAGTCTTGACAGCTGGAACACAGAAGAGGCAGCAGATGGACAGCAGCACCAAAATGGATTGGACAAGGCTGCAATCAGGGAGTTTCTCTCAGCCAAGGACCTGAAGAGAGTCCACAACGACTCCTCTAGGAGATCCTCTGGCTGCTTCGGTCGACGGATGGACAGAATAGGCTCCATGAGCTCTCTGGGGTGCAACACTGTCGGCAAATACAGTAAGTTACTGTAACTTCACTGCAGTAATATACAGGATTACTGCAGCTCAAGGTTGAACTGATATAACCTTTGAATGTAAATGAGATACCTGAAAGTTATTATAATAGCCAATAAGGAAAAAGATTGAACTCAGCTGCTAGTGTAGTGACACAAAAGAGGTTGGGAAACTACACCATCcaccatttgtgttttttcccttcATGCTGTCTTCATAATTTCTTCATTTCGATAATGTTGCATAGTCTACAATATGTGTACCATGAATTTATATCATAAAACTAGCATGAGAAAACCTGAATAGTTTTAATGATATATTTGTTGTTCTCTTGTTCTCTTGCAGATCCAAAGTGAAGATGAAGTCTTACCATCTAAATTGTGGAACTGCAATGTCTTTaccaaaatcaatatttttattcaaatgctATTTATTTACTAATATTTATTGAATATTGTTTGTGGCTTACAcgtatatttatttaaatggatGCAACGCTGTTCTTTATGTGTCTtcaatgttttaataaatgtttacaaCTGCAAATCATTGAACTGAGTGTACCCTCAGCATCACCATACGTGGCAAAATAGttggtaaacacatttattgtatGTATATGGATACAATAATGCAACATTAATGAATGTATCTCTACCAAACCAGTGTAATCAATGAAACGACAAATGACTACCACAAGTGTTGAAAAAGGGTGTCCCATGTTGGTATTGGTAGGAGTGCATTTGGTTATTGGTagtaattcataattatcatagaaaattatgaattatgagaTCAAGGGATTataatattaatcaataattcgggcaccaactgttaaAGAACCTCACAGGGGGGACACAACTGtcagatctgtgaggagcacagttggttattagcaataataaataattatcagagataattattaattatagaaaaatatagaattatcaatatgaattaataattatggggcaccacccggaaattGACAGAGTTCTAAAAGAGTTCTAGAATATTAATATCTGAGGAATATCAGTATTCACAGGTGAACACAGAAGGTATGAATTTGAGCTCTTGCTCCCTCAATCAGCCATttttcacaatatataaaacacaataatgacaaaagacatctctttaaagatataacagtgtttattaaacttggCAGAATcaacaaagttaaaaaatgctctgatcaataaacaactattctaaaatctagtTCTACCTAAGCAAACACATTAACAACAGCTATGTACAATGCAGGTGAagacgtgtgtgtgcatgtgtatgtgcacgTGTGTGAGAAACAAGATGGCGATGTGATCTGATGTGATGACGTCGAGGGTTtagaccatggatgtataaagaaaaCTAGATACAGCATCAGAGGCGGGGCcgcattcattcctatgaaagttgctcagtagtgcatgaagccaaaaaagtttgacttcCAGGTATAAAATTACCTGGATGTTCCGGGATaattgggcccatagagcaagcgcACTGGTGACTTTTGCTGGCCAAgccggctacttccggtttagccctaacttgaatggggataaaacaattcaatcttttacactttcaaaatgtgatctgAACGGCtcaaattctgacagtgagacgagtcatttcgtgggagttgtgatgctcaaaaaaatgtatccactgatttacGGACGtttctttcacaatgtaagtctggGGGAAAAAGTCTTTTGGGTCCAATAGCGTCACCtgatgttgtaattacatggtttggccactatgtcagaTTGGTTTCACAGCCCGGCGCAGTTCCTTGGGGCTTGGTTTAGACGTGGAcatgactatgggaggaagtcacatCACACGAGAACCAAATGGCGGAAGAGATGGCGGTGTCTTGgtaagacaata includes:
- the nppb gene encoding natriuretic peptides B, translated to MQLSSIPVCGFLFILNLQLFSTYPISTTLTDTDMDILKVLLHILEESVSEPTEVDQRVSPERESLDSWNTEEAADGQQHQNGLDKAAIREFLSAKDLKRVHNDSSRRSSGCFGRRMDRIGSMSSLGCNTVGKYNPK